Proteins encoded within one genomic window of Bradyrhizobium sp. CB1717:
- a CDS encoding ABC transporter substrate-binding protein, with protein sequence MSNFMRRGPRAFASKLALSVVALSTALASPVLAAGKTLTAVMHSDLRIIDPIFTTAYITRDHGYMVYDTLVAPDSNFKIQPQMADWKISDDKLTYTFTLRDGLKWHDGAPVTAEDCVASLKRWAAVDGMGQKLWDFTASLEATDAKTITLKLKEPYGLVLDSIGKPSSRVAFMMPKRLAEIPPDKQIPEQIGSGPFKFVQGEFQPGVKAVYVKNTDYVPRKEPASWTSGGKVVKVDRVEWITMPDSQTAVNALQSGDIDFMENLPYDMLPVLEANKELTIEVSNKFGFQTLGRMNFLYPPFDNVKVRRAALLAMNQKDVLDALVGNAKYQKICGAFFVCDTPFATEVGAETLVKGNGMAEAKKALAESGYDGTPVVVMAPGDVTTLKAQPIVAAQLLREAGFKVDLQATDWQTVVSRRASQKPPKEGGWNMFFTNWVAADVSNPIANLSIGGQGKKGWFGWAEDAKIEQLKDAFVRASSIDEQKKIAADIQKEAYEQVIYIPLGQYLLPSGWRKSLTGVLDGPATPLFWNVDKSE encoded by the coding sequence ATGTCCAACTTCATGCGCCGGGGGCCTCGCGCGTTCGCCTCCAAACTTGCGCTGTCGGTCGTCGCGCTTTCAACGGCACTGGCCTCGCCGGTGCTTGCGGCCGGCAAGACCCTTACCGCGGTGATGCATTCCGACCTTCGCATCATCGATCCGATCTTCACCACGGCCTACATCACGCGTGACCATGGCTACATGGTCTACGACACGCTGGTGGCCCCCGATTCGAATTTCAAGATCCAGCCGCAGATGGCGGATTGGAAGATCTCCGACGACAAGCTCACCTACACTTTCACGCTGCGCGACGGCCTGAAGTGGCATGACGGCGCGCCCGTGACGGCGGAAGACTGCGTCGCCTCGCTCAAGCGCTGGGCCGCGGTCGACGGCATGGGCCAGAAGCTCTGGGACTTCACCGCGAGCCTCGAGGCGACCGACGCCAAGACCATCACGCTGAAGCTGAAGGAACCCTACGGCCTCGTCCTCGATTCCATCGGCAAGCCGTCCTCGCGCGTCGCCTTCATGATGCCGAAGCGTCTCGCCGAGATCCCGCCGGACAAGCAGATCCCCGAGCAGATCGGCTCGGGTCCCTTCAAGTTCGTGCAGGGCGAATTCCAGCCCGGCGTGAAGGCGGTCTACGTCAAGAACACCGATTACGTGCCGCGCAAGGAGCCGGCGAGCTGGACCTCCGGCGGCAAGGTGGTGAAGGTCGACCGCGTCGAGTGGATCACGATGCCGGACTCGCAGACCGCGGTGAATGCGCTGCAGTCGGGCGACATCGACTTCATGGAAAACCTGCCCTACGACATGTTGCCGGTGCTGGAAGCGAACAAGGAGCTCACGATCGAGGTCTCCAACAAGTTCGGTTTCCAGACCCTCGGCCGGATGAACTTCCTCTATCCGCCGTTCGACAACGTGAAGGTGCGCCGTGCTGCCCTGCTGGCGATGAACCAGAAGGACGTTCTCGACGCGCTCGTCGGCAATGCCAAGTACCAGAAGATCTGCGGCGCGTTCTTCGTCTGCGACACGCCGTTTGCGACCGAGGTCGGCGCGGAAACCCTGGTGAAGGGCAACGGCATGGCGGAAGCCAAGAAGGCGCTCGCCGAGTCCGGCTACGACGGCACCCCGGTCGTGGTGATGGCGCCTGGCGACGTCACGACGCTCAAGGCGCAGCCGATCGTGGCTGCCCAGCTGCTGCGCGAGGCCGGCTTCAAGGTCGACCTGCAGGCGACCGACTGGCAGACGGTGGTGAGCCGCCGCGCCAGCCAGAAGCCGCCGAAGGAGGGGGGCTGGAACATGTTCTTCACCAACTGGGTCGCGGCCGACGTGTCCAACCCGATCGCCAATCTCTCGATCGGCGGCCAGGGCAAGAAGGGCTGGTTCGGCTGGGCGGAAGACGCCAAGATCGAGCAGCTCAAGGACGCCTTCGTCCGCGCGTCCTCGATCGACGAGCAGAAGAAGATCGCGGCCGACATCCAGAAGGAAGCCTATGAGCAGGTGATCTACATCCCGCTCGGGCAGTACCTGCTGCCGAGCGGCTGGCGCAAATCGCTGACCGGCGTGCTCGACGGCCCGGCAACGCCGCTGTTCTGGAACGTCGACAAGTCTGAGTAA
- a CDS encoding ABC transporter substrate-binding protein: protein MFEMMRRGRLAFASRLALSVVALSALASPVLAAGKTITAVMHSDLRILDPIFTSAYISRDHGYMVYDTLIATDSNFKIQPQMADWKISDDKLTYTFTLRDGLKWHDGTPVTAEDCVASLKRWAAVDGMGQQMMLFTASLEATDPKTITLKLKEPYALVLESIGKPSSRVAFMMPKRLAETPVDKQIPEQIGSGPFKFVQGEFQPGVKSVYVKNTDYVPRKEPASWTTGGKVVKVDRVEWITMPDAQTALNALQSGDVDFMEFPAIEMLPAIEADKELKIEILNKFGFQTGARMNFLHPPFDNVKVRRAAFLAVKQKDVLDALIGNPKYYKTCAAAFICDTPFATDIGGETLAKGGDMAAARKALAESGYDGTPVVLMAPGDVLLLKAQPIVVAQQLREAGFKVDLQATDWQTVVSRRASQKPPKEGGWNMFITNWVSADVDNPISNVAVGGQGRKGGWFGWAEDAKIEQLKDAFVRATSAEEQKKIAAEIQKEAYDQVLYMPLGQYQAPSAWRKSLTGVLDGPATPVFWNIDKTE, encoded by the coding sequence ATGTTCGAAATGATGCGCCGGGGACGTCTCGCGTTCGCTTCAAGACTTGCGCTTTCGGTGGTGGCCCTTTCCGCGCTGGCCTCGCCGGTTCTTGCCGCAGGCAAGACCATCACCGCCGTGATGCATTCGGACCTGCGCATCCTCGATCCGATCTTCACCAGCGCCTACATCTCGCGCGACCATGGCTACATGGTCTACGACACGCTGATCGCGACGGATTCGAACTTCAAGATCCAGCCGCAGATGGCGGATTGGAAGATCTCCGACGACAAGCTGACCTACACCTTCACGCTCCGCGACGGTCTGAAGTGGCATGACGGCACGCCCGTCACCGCGGAAGATTGCGTTGCCTCCCTGAAGCGCTGGGCCGCTGTCGACGGCATGGGGCAGCAGATGATGCTGTTCACCGCGAGCCTCGAGGCGACCGACCCCAAGACCATCACGCTGAAGCTGAAGGAGCCGTACGCGCTCGTGCTGGAATCGATCGGCAAGCCGTCCTCGCGGGTCGCCTTCATGATGCCGAAGCGTCTCGCCGAGACGCCGGTGGACAAGCAGATTCCCGAGCAGATCGGCTCCGGCCCCTTCAAGTTCGTGCAGGGCGAATTCCAGCCGGGCGTGAAGTCGGTCTATGTCAAGAACACCGACTATGTGCCGCGCAAGGAGCCGGCGAGCTGGACCACCGGCGGCAAGGTGGTGAAGGTCGACCGCGTCGAATGGATCACGATGCCGGACGCGCAGACGGCGTTGAACGCGCTGCAGTCGGGCGACGTCGATTTCATGGAATTTCCTGCCATCGAAATGTTGCCCGCCATCGAAGCCGACAAGGAGCTCAAGATCGAGATCCTGAACAAGTTCGGATTCCAGACGGGCGCACGGATGAACTTCCTCCATCCGCCGTTCGACAACGTCAAGGTCCGCCGCGCCGCATTCCTGGCGGTCAAGCAGAAGGACGTGCTCGATGCGCTGATCGGCAATCCCAAATACTACAAGACTTGTGCTGCGGCCTTCATTTGCGACACGCCGTTCGCGACGGACATTGGCGGCGAGACCCTCGCGAAGGGCGGCGACATGGCTGCGGCCAGGAAGGCGCTCGCCGAGTCCGGTTATGACGGGACACCGGTCGTGCTCATGGCGCCGGGCGACGTGCTGCTGCTGAAGGCGCAACCGATCGTGGTGGCTCAGCAGCTGCGCGAAGCCGGCTTCAAGGTCGACCTGCAGGCGACCGACTGGCAGACGGTAGTGAGCCGGCGCGCCAGCCAGAAGCCCCCGAAGGAGGGCGGCTGGAACATGTTCATCACCAACTGGGTCAGCGCCGACGTGGACAACCCGATCTCCAACGTCGCCGTCGGCGGGCAGGGCAGGAAGGGCGGCTGGTTCGGCTGGGCGGAGGACGCCAAGATCGAGCAGCTCAAGGACGCCTTCGTTCGCGCGACCTCGGCGGAGGAGCAGAAGAAGATCGCGGCCGAGATCCAGAAGGAAGCCTACGACCAGGTGCTTTACATGCCGCTGGGTCAATATCAGGCGCCGAGCGCGTGGCGGAAGTCGCTCACCGGCGTGCTCGACGGCCCGGCAACCCCGGTGTTCTGGAACATCGACAAGACGGAGTAA
- a CDS encoding glycosyltransferase family 39 protein codes for MAERSDRAPARWRRPFLRWLDGIEAGWAVPLLIACFVAIWTLYLVIAYAGGGLHPDTLEAWTLGRNFAFGYHKHPPLMGWVTAAWTSVFPLSDWSLQLMAMANAGLALFFVDLISRRFVTGHKRVLVLLLLMLTPAYQFHAQRFNANAVLLAIWPLATWCFLRAFETRTAPWAVAVGFTTALAMVGKYYSIFLVASFAFAALAHPARRAYFFSASPWISVVVGLAVLSPHLYWLATTGASTFTYALAHANGNVVSSLSEVRNFLLGLAAAMSVSAVFWALIAGTRLKQFPADFAAMSPGLRLLFYVAIGTIVLPVLISLAMGTDLPSLWALQGLFLFAVLVVCGTRYPIERFYTVNVTVIVAGVALATVLVAAPIHAVYRNDHGYEECRNFYAKAANELTREWRELTGEPLSAVSGDDSLAFATAFYSPDHPRYARPFAYQYNWGLPRKTTLDRGWAALCFRGQDYCSRWMEGVSSRAEHSVKREFTVRAMLWGKPGVTREVVVLMVPPRGRSSAPEGAAEDFSASRRAAE; via the coding sequence ATGGCCGAACGGTCCGATCGAGCGCCGGCGCGCTGGCGCCGGCCTTTCCTGCGCTGGCTCGATGGCATTGAGGCGGGCTGGGCCGTGCCGCTTCTCATCGCCTGCTTCGTTGCGATCTGGACGCTGTATCTCGTCATCGCCTATGCCGGCGGCGGGCTGCATCCCGATACGCTCGAGGCCTGGACGCTGGGACGGAATTTCGCCTTCGGCTATCACAAGCATCCGCCGCTGATGGGGTGGGTTACGGCAGCCTGGACCTCGGTGTTTCCGCTCAGCGACTGGTCGCTGCAATTGATGGCGATGGCCAATGCCGGGCTCGCGCTGTTCTTTGTCGATCTGATCTCGCGGCGGTTCGTGACCGGGCACAAGCGCGTGCTGGTGCTGCTGCTGTTGATGCTGACGCCGGCCTATCAATTCCACGCCCAGCGTTTCAACGCCAATGCGGTGCTGCTTGCGATCTGGCCGCTGGCGACCTGGTGCTTCCTGCGCGCATTCGAGACCCGCACCGCGCCATGGGCGGTTGCGGTGGGATTCACGACGGCGCTGGCGATGGTCGGCAAATATTATTCGATCTTCCTCGTCGCGAGCTTCGCCTTTGCCGCGCTGGCGCACCCGGCGCGGCGCGCCTATTTCTTCTCGGCATCGCCCTGGATCTCGGTCGTCGTCGGGCTCGCAGTGCTGTCGCCGCATCTGTATTGGCTCGCGACGACGGGCGCATCGACCTTCACCTATGCGCTGGCCCACGCAAACGGCAATGTTGTGAGCTCGCTCAGTGAGGTCAGAAACTTCCTGCTGGGGCTGGCGGCCGCCATGAGCGTGTCGGCCGTGTTCTGGGCGTTGATCGCCGGCACGCGGCTGAAGCAGTTTCCGGCCGACTTTGCCGCGATGAGCCCGGGCCTGCGACTTCTCTTCTACGTTGCGATCGGAACAATCGTGCTGCCGGTGCTGATTTCGCTCGCGATGGGGACGGATTTGCCGTCGCTATGGGCGTTGCAGGGGCTGTTCCTGTTCGCAGTTCTCGTGGTCTGCGGCACGCGCTATCCGATCGAGCGCTTCTACACCGTCAACGTCACGGTGATCGTGGCCGGCGTCGCGCTCGCCACCGTTCTGGTCGCAGCCCCGATCCATGCCGTCTATCGCAACGACCACGGCTATGAAGAATGCCGGAATTTCTACGCGAAGGCGGCGAACGAGTTGACCCGCGAATGGCGCGAGCTGACCGGCGAGCCGCTGAGCGCCGTCAGCGGCGACGATTCGCTGGCGTTTGCGACCGCATTCTACAGCCCCGACCATCCGCGTTATGCACGGCCGTTCGCGTATCAGTATAATTGGGGCCTGCCGCGCAAGACGACGCTGGACCGCGGCTGGGCCGCGCTCTGTTTCCGCGGCCAGGACTATTGCAGCCGCTGGATGGAGGGGGTGTCTTCGCGCGCCGAGCATTCCGTCAAGCGCGAGTTCACGGTGCGGGCAATGCTTTGGGGCAAGCCCGGCGTGACGCGTGAGGTGGTTGTGTTGATGGTGCCGCCGCGCGGAAGAAGCTCGGCACCGGAGGGCGCTGCCGAAGACTTCAGCGCCAGCAGGCGGGCTGCGGAGTAG